AAACAGGCTCAAGACTATTATTTCGATTACTTTGCATTTAAAAACTAAAATGAAGAATTAATCTTATAGGCTTAAAGGAAATAAAAACTCAGTCATATATTTCTCTGACCATTCTTTACCAAAAAAGCCAGAAAATAAACCATGAGCAGGATCTTTTTCAGCGCTATATTTATTATAATCTATATGCAATAATCTTACCTCTTTAGACTGGATATAATTTTCATTAACTTTTGATAAATCAAGATTTATCCAATAACATTTAAGAAAAGAGCTAAAAACTTTTGGTAAAATTTTTTCCGCTTCAAAATTACCACCTTTACAAAATAGAGCCCATGGAGAGAAGTACTTACTTGGATCATATATATTACTTTTAATATCAGAATTAAACTCATTAAAACATTTTTTTAGGCTTTTTAAGCCATCAAAGTATCTATCAAAATATTCTTTATCTTGAACAAGAGGCTGGAAATCTAGAATAGCAACTAGCTTTTCTTTTTTCTCAAACCACAAAAGATCTATACCCATGATTGGCATGTCATTTTGATCATGAGGGTAAGCAACTGAATTTAGTACTTGCAGACGATCTCCTGCGTCCAATCTGGTCACTCTCCATCTTCGAAATCCAGGGACATCCCATAACCAGCTATTCAACTTAAAATTTCCTCTTGCAGAAACCCGTTCACAAAATTCATCAGGAACAATCAACTTCTTACCGCCATGTTCAAGAATATTTTCAGTCAAATCACTTAAAAGATCGTCAAACATTTACATTCATCTCCTCAGAGGATTTAATAATTTCATCTTCAATAAAGTGATTGAATCAGTAAAACGAATAAATACAAACCTTTTTTTTATTCTATTAGACATCTTAATAGATACTGAATATAAATAAAGGAATAGTCTTGAGAAAATATTAATTTCATTACTCGGTACTACCTTTTCGCTTTTTATTTGCAAAAAATCTAAATAAAACTTTTCCTATAGCAGCAATTAAATTTCCCTCCAATTCATTGAAAATATCCATATTGTATTTAAAAGATCTATTAGCTTCTTCAATAATTGAATCTGCTATCTGTTGATCAATCGGAAGATTATCTAAAGTATTTCGATACTTAATTTTAAATTCTTTTTCATCTCTAATTTCCTCAAAAATATAAAAGCTAAGTCCCTCATCTCCAGTTAGATTCATTGCTTTTTTAGTGATTGTTTTCAAAAGCTGTCCACCAGACAAGTCACCTATATATCTGCTGTAATGATGCCCAATTAAAAGTTCAGGATTATCTTTAGCAATTTCTCTAATTCTTGCTTCATATTCCATAGCTGGCTTAGAGGGTTTTACCAATTCAGACCACTTACTTCCAAAGTAGAAAGAAAGATCTTCTTCCAATTTTTCCTTACGAAAAAGCTCTTTAAATCCAATTGGAGAAATTATCGGATGAGAATTTTCACAAAGTTTTTCTATCTCTTCCTCCATCGCAGAGTAAACAAAATATAAATCAACTAATAAATTTCTGTATGAGGACTTTTCAACTACTCCCTTGAGAAAGCAACTTATAAAACCTGTATTTTCAGCCATCGTATGAGACTTTTTAGTCCCTTCACGAAGTTGCCTAGCCAAGGCTACTGCCATGAGTTCAAAATCATTTAATCAAAACTTACCACTTAGACATAAGCTCAACATTAGATCTATAAATCGCTGAATAAAAATCATGGCAAATTTTGAAAAGCTCAATGCTCCATCAGAAGGTCAAAAAATTACTTTTGTTGATGGAAACCCAGTAGTCCCAGACCATCCAATTATTCCGTTTATCAGAGGAGATGGAACAGGAATAGATATTTGGCCTGCTACACAATTAGTAATCGATAAAGCTATTGAAAAAGCTTATGGAAAAACTAGATCCATAGAATGGTTCAAAATCTATGCAGGTGATGAAGCTTGCGACTTATATGGAACTTATCAATACTTACCAAACGACACTCTTGAGGCGATACGAACTTACGGTATTGCAATCAAAGGACCTTTAACAACACCCGTAGGAGGAGGGATTAGATCTTTAAACGTATCACTAAGACAAATTTTTGATTTGTATTCATGCGTTAGACCTTGCAAGTATTACGAAGGGACTCCCAGCCCTCATAAAAAGCCGCAAGATTTAGATGTAATTGTTTACCGAGAAAATACTGAAGATATTTATATGGGCATTGAATGGGAATCTGATGATCCCGAATGCATCAAATTGATTGATCAACTCAATAATGAAATAATTCCAGCGAGCAAGAAACTAAAAAATAGGGAAATCCCTAAAGGAGCAGGAATCGGAATTAAACCCGTTAGCAAAATTGGTAGTCAAAGACATATTAGGCGGGCGATTAAACATGCACTCACCCTCGAGGGGAGCAAAAGACATGTGACCTTAGTTCATAAAGGAAATATCATGAAATTTACGGAAGGAGCTTTCAGAGATTGGGGATACGAATTAGCAACCACAGAATTTAGAAGTGAATGCGTAACCGAGAGAGAAAGTTGGATTTTAGATAACTTAGAAAAAAAACCTTCCATCTCCTACGAGGAGAATGCAGAGTTAATTGATCCAGGTTATTCATCTTTAACAGAAGAGAAAAAGAAAGCTATTTGTGATGAAGTTTCCTTAGTTCTTAAAAGCATTGGTAATAGTCATGGCAATGGAAAATGGAAGGAAATGGTAATGGTTGATGACCGAATAGCAGATAGTATTTTTCAACAAATTCAAACCCGTCCTCAAGAGTATTCCATACTTGCAACTCTCAATCTAAATGGTGATTACATATCAGATGCGGCCGCAGCAATTGTTGGTGGACTGGGGATGGCACCGGGAGCAAACATTGGAGATACGGCTGCTATTTTCGAAGCCACCCATGGAACAGCTCCAAAACATGCAGGCTTGGACAGAATCAATCCAGGTTCCGTAATACTCAGTGGAGTAATGATGCTGGAATATTTAGGTTGGAATGAGGCAGCAAAATTAATTACCAATGGATTGAGCAAATCTATTTCAGATAAACAAGTTACTTACGATTTGGCACGATTAATGGAACCACGAGTAGAGCCTCTTAGTTGTAGTGATTTTGCTAAATCAATTGTTGAAAGATTTTAATTTAATATTATTTAGAGTCTTGAAACAATTAAGGATTTGACTCCATCAATCTAAATGATTCTAGAAGTGTTTTATCATTACCTAAATTACCTGGAAAAGTAACTACTGGCAGATCATATTGATCAGAATTACTTTTTACTATTGACAATCCTGGTAATATTTGACCTTTTAAATCTACTTGATTAAAATTCAATCCCTTTTGGAGCAACAGTTGTGTTGTAATACCTCCTTTACTAATAATATAACCAAACTTATTATTTATTTTTCCAACTAAAATTGCCATAAACTCTGCGAGTTCCAGTCCAAACTTCATTCTTTTAGTGTAAGAAGAAAACATCATTTCTTCTCGAGTAGTATATAAAACAGGTACTTTTTTTATATCCAAAATATAATTTATTCTGGATAATAAAATTTTCTCAAGCTCTAATATTTTATCTTGATAATCTTCTAAAGCAAAAATATTAGCTAATTTACTGACTGGTATTTCCAAACCTTCACAGGACTTATCATTCAATAAAACCTCTAATTGATCTGTCGCTAATTTCACATGGGAGCCAATCATTATCAAACCTGGCTTATATTCAAACTTATTATTTTTTGATTTTAAAGATACTAAATCTTCAGTATTATTGGGGTTAGGTGGTAATTCAGAGAAAGAGTTGATAAAGCTTGCTGCTGTTCTGAAAAGAAATCTTTTTTCTTTGGAAACTACTTTAATCGCCCTCACTAGTGTTTCTAAATGATTAGGTAATTTAGCATCTACAACTACTGAGATATTATTTTCTAATTTAGACAAAAAGCTTAAAAGAGATTTAAAGCCATCTTCATTATTTATAGCCATATCTAGTTGTTTAATTCCAATGTGTAAGATATTTTCAGCTTGTATCTTTCCAAAACTTTTTTCTTCAATCCATTTAGCTAAATCACTAGTAGAAAATCCAAAAATATTATCACGACCAAAATCCGTCTCATGAACTGGTATTCCATTTAAATAATGAATACCGTTTTCTGTTGTTCTTCCACCCTCCAAAAAAGCTGGAATATGAAATGTTGCATGAAATGGTCCTAATTCCTCCGCAAGAATTGCAGGTTCCAAAACACCATGCCCACGCAATGTTGAATCACCTCTACTGATATAAAAATAATCATCTTTGGAATATCCTTTTGTTAAAAAAAAGTTCTTAATAGATGAGCATATTTCTCTGGTTTTCTTAACAGCCAAAATAGAAGATAAAGATCTTGTGTTCGCAAGTATAAATATTAAAGGCGAAGATTTTTTAAATGCTTTCTCTAGAGTTTGTTCATCCCAATTTAATAATAATGGGCATCCATAAACAGTTTGAGATCCAGTTGGATCATCATCAAAAATAATTATTTTCATAGAGAATTAATCTATTGTTTAATCAACGATTTATTCGAATCTCTCCCAACTTTCAGGAACTTGAACATAACTTTTATTTAAATCGGCAACAGACCCACAGCCCAATAACTTCATAGTTCTCACTATGTCTGTTTGAAGGATTTCGATAGCTCTTGCAACGCCTTTCCCTCCTGCAGCAGCAAGTCCATATGCATATGCTCTACCTATCAAAACTCCTTTCGCGCCAAGACATAATGCTTTAACGACATCACTACCCCTGCGAATACCTCCATCTAACAACACATCTATTTTCCCATCAACTGCAGCTAAAATTTCTGGCAAAACACGGATAGTCGGAGCAACGCTATCAAGTTGTCTAGCTCCATGATTAGAAATAACGATCGCATCAGCACCTAGTTCTGCCGCTTTTTTTGCGTCATCACCAATATGTATACCCTTAACAATAATTTTTCCGCCCCATGCTTCGCGTATCCATTGAAGATCCTCCCAAGTAACAACGGATTGTTCTAAAGCTGGACCAATTGCCGTGTATCCCATAGGACCATCATCAAGTTGAACATTTGGAAAACTCATTAAGCCTCCATCACTTAACCATTGAGTCATCCAGCATGGTTTAACTAATATTTGAGGAATATAAGGAAGCATCTCAAAAGGATTCATTGATAAAAGCTGCTGGGTTCCTGATCGCATATCTCTTTCTCTTAAACCAGATACGGGTGTATCAAAAGTTACAACTATTGCTGAGAATCCTGCTGCTTTAGCTCTATGAATTGTTTTTAACGCAACTTCCTTACCTCCTAGTAAATAAAGCTGATACCAAGCTGGTCCATTTGTAGCAGCTTTAACATCTTCTAATAAACAACCTGAGAGAGTCGACAAAGTATATCCTGTTCCAGCTTTTCCTGCCTCTCTAGCTGCAACAACTTCTCCCTGGGGATAGAACATTCTGCTACTCCCTACTGGTCCCAACAAGAAAGGAAGTTGAAATTTCTGATTTAAAACAGATATTCCAAGATCACACGATGGGACAGAGACTGCACATCTAGGTCTAAATAAAATTTCATTATATGCGTTGCAATTTTGAGAAAGTGTTTGTTCTCTATCTGCACCACTATCTATATAGTTAAAAACCATTGCTGGTAAACGATCTTTAGCTCTAGACCTGAGGTCATCAATATTAAGTACGCCTGGAGAGGAAACATCTGCTCCTAACATTATTCATCACAAATTCATGAATGATGAATCTATAATATATTGATCATAGATGCAAAAATGAACAAAATATTGAAATATTTGTCATACAAAAAATTACAAATTAAATTCAATTAATGAAAAATTATACTCCTCAAAAACTTAAACAATTAAAAAGAATTGTGCTTAAAAGTAGTAAATAATTCTATATATTCTTCTGGTTTAATTTCAAGCTTTCTATCTCCAGTAACCAGTGCATTCCTTGGGCTAGTCCAAGGCTCTAGACAAACCATTTGTCTGGGAGGATCAGTCCATACAACAGTTGTATCCATTGGCTCTTGATGGATTAATTCAATTACATTCCTAGATGAAAAATCAAAAAGTTTAGCCGAACAAGAAGGATAAGAAAGAAAGTCGACCCCTTTATCTAACATTCTTATTTGTTCACAAGCTATAGCAACTTTCATGTTGGTTTGATCAATGCATTGCTCAGGCAGACCATCTATCTTTATATTTTTTGTATTTAAAACTTTAAAATATGGATGCAGGCCAAAACTGAAAGGCATAGATTCTTGACTCTGATTGTAAATTTTAACGGATATTTGAAGACTTTTTTCATTTAAGAAAACATCCATCAAGATAGTAAATATGAAAGGGAAATAAGAACGAGAATCTTTTGAATCACTTAATTTCAACCTTATTCCCAAGCTATCTTTTAAAAAACTAATTGACCAAGGTAAATCTCTTGCAAAACCATGCTGTTTTAAAAAATACTTCTTACCACCAAGTAAATAGCCTTCAGATAAGTCACCGCATATGGGAAAAAGGATAGGTATCCCTCCTCTGATACTTTTATCTTTATCTAAAAATCGCTCTAAATCAAAGTACAAAAGTTCTTTTCCCTCGCTTTGCCATTCAGTAATCAAACCTCCTCTTTCAGGGACGATTCTTATTAATGAATCAATTTCAGGATTTGAAAATTCCCAATGAACATAGGGATTAGTCTTTTTTTTTAAACTAACTGTCATCGATTAAAGCTGATTAATCCATTCTAAAAGAGCGGAATTAACCTGATCAGGAACTTCATCATGTGGACAATGCCCAGCATCTAAAACAACTTCTTTTGTATTTTCAGGAGTGTGCTTTTCATAAGTAGCCCTTTTCCCAGGTGCATTCATCCAAGGATCTCTATTACCCCAGAGCAATAACAATGGTGCCTGCAACTGAGCAAACAACTCATCAAGTGGTCTTCCCTGCGGTCCTGCGGGATCAAAAACACTTTTGAAGACGTTAAAAGCACCAGAATCCAAGGATGGTTTTCGTATCGCCTCTACTAGTTCATCATCAACGTTTGATTTATCAATATAAACCTGATTTAAAGTACGTTTAATTGTTGAAGGCTGTCTCAGGTTTTCAAAAATAATTCTTTGCAATAGAGCATTTTTGAGAAAGATACCAGCAACAGTTTTTCTAGCTGTAGCCCAAAATCCTGTAGTTGTTTTCTTGTCCTCACTAAAATAACCAGCGGCATTTAATAAAACCACTCCAGCAGCTTCAGAACCTAGAGCGGCACCACTGGCGAGCGCGGCATATCCCCCTAGAGAATTACCGACAAGTATTGTTGGTCTACCAATATTTTCCCTGACGTAGGAAACTATTTGATCTTTCCAAAGTGGACCTCCATAAGCAAGACCTCCTGGTTTGGAGCTTTTACCAAAGCCAAGAAGATCTAAAGCGTGAACTTCATACTGCTTTCCAAGAACTGGTAAATTGTGCCTCCAATGGGTGGTAGAGGCACCAAAACCATGAATCAAAAGAATTGCTGGACCTTTTTCTTCATCTTTCTTACTTTTATGAGCTTCAGGAATGATGCTCAAACTGTGAACAGAATGACCTAAGAATTTCCAATCAGAAAGATTTGTTTCTACAACTGAGGAAACCATTTAAGAATAAACTGACACTTATTGATATTAGTAAATCATTGAGAGAAAAAGATTGGTGATTATATTTCTTTTTTTCTAAATTTCCTCACCTTTTTAAAAAAGAGTTTTCGAAAATTTCTAAACTAATCCAACTGGATCAGCTGCGATCTCATCAGGAATAGAATTACCTCCTGACGGGGGCTTATCTTTCAAAACAACTCTTAGCAAAACAGGAGCTAAAAATGTTGTTCCAATAACCATTAACAATATTGCAGCTTCGAGGGACGGGGTAAGCAAACCAGCACTTGTTCCCAATCCTAGGAAAATCAAACCGACCTCTCCTCGAGGCATCATTCCCAAGCCAACTACTAATCTGTTTGTTGGTTTATCAATTACAAAACACCAGCCAGCAGCTATTTTCCCAATAATTGCAACAAGAAATAAGAAACCAGCCACAATTAGAGCAGAGCGACTCTGTGGATCAAGAGGGTTGATAACAGAAAGATCCATACCTGCTCCAACAAGCACGAAAAATATAGTTGCAAATAGCGATACCAATGGCAACACAGATTGTTGAATTGCATGATTATTTTTTGAACTACTTAGTATCAATCCAGCGGCAAACGCACCCAACGCAGCTTCTAAACCAATAGCAGTAGCAACAAAACAGCTTAGGACTAAAATCACGAAAGAAGCTACAACAACAGCTCCAGGGGCCTTAAGTCTTTCAAGCAACCAATCAAAGGCTGGCGCAGCTGTTCGACTCAAAGCAATGGCAGCAAAAACAAAAACCGTTGCAGCTAGTACTAATTTGACAATGGGAGTAATTTGCAATGATCCTCCCGTCGCAAGAGCAACTACAACTGCAAGAATAACAATTCCAAGTATGTCATCTAATACTGCTGCGCCAATAACTATTTGACCCTCTCGAGTTTTTAAATAACCAAGTTCACCAAAAACACTTGCAGTAATACCTATACTTGTCGCCGTCATAGATGCACCGGCAAATATCGCAGGAATAATATCTACTTGGAAAATAAACATTAATCCAAAAGTTCCAAAAGCAAAAGGCAAAATCACACCTGCCATTGCAACTGTGAACGCTTGAGCTCCAACTGCTACAAGTTCCTCTAATTCACTTTCCAGACCAGTTAGAAATAACAACGCATATAGTCCTAAAGTTGCTACAGCTTGTAATGAGGGAAAAGTTTCAAAATAAATATCCGGGACTGCCTCTTTGGGTACTGAAGCCAGTGTGCTAATGACAGAAACGAAACCTTGATTTAATTCAGCATGAGCGCTTGGGGGCAATAGAAGATGTAATCCTGAGGCACCAATTAAAACGCCGGCAAGAAGTTCACCGACGATTGTTGGCAAACTTAGTCGAACCAAGATTTCAGCTAAAGTCCTTGCCGCAACAAAGATCATTAAAAAGTTAATGACCCCTATAAGTGTTTCCGCGACCTCAACATCGTGCGTATTTAGGGCTGAGACTAAAGGAGTTAATACCATCAGGTTTTCTAAAAAAGCCTTTTCTTTAAGACATAAATTACCTAATCACAGGGCACATTTGGCATAAGTATCAAAGGTGACTTAATTAATAAGGTGTGGATCTGAAGTTACTAACTGATTACTAAGGCTTTATTGGCTAGCGTCCAGAAACATTTGATGCCTTTATGAGCAGCTCCCAGTCACTAGACGTGCGTCTGCCTACCCCCGGATGTTATGCAGATCCTGTAAGGGCTGGCATGGATGCTGATGCAGTCTTCGATGGAATGACTGAGCATCTCTTTTTTACTCTTGGCAAACTAGCTACTTCAGCAAGTCTTAGAGATCTCTATATGGCTTTGAGCTTTGCCGTTAGAGACAGATTGATGAGTAGATACTTAACAAGTCAAGAGACAATAAGAGCAAGACCTCAAAAAACAGTTGCATATCTTTCAGCTGAATTCCTAATAGGACCTCAACTCAACAATAATTTATTAAATTTAGGGATCAAAAAAGAAGCAGAAGAAGCTCTTAAAAGGTTTGGGATTGAATCTTTAAATGAGATATTGGAAGTAGAAGAAGAACCTGGGCTTGGGAATGGAGGATTAGGGAGACTTGCAGCTTGCTATATGGAATCACTAGCAAGTCTTCAGGTCCCTGCAGTGGGATACGGAATCAGGTACGAGTTTGGTATTTTCAACCAATTAATAAGAGATGGTTGGCAAGTAGAAGTGACTGATAAATGGCTCAAAGGTGGTTGGCCTTGGGAATTACCCCAACCAGATGAAGCTTGCCTTGTCGGTTTTGGAGGTCAAACTGAGAGCTATACAGATGACAACGGCAATTATCGCTCTCGATGGATTCCCAGTGAACATGCGATAGGAGTACCACATGATGTTCCTGTTCTTGGTTATAGAGTAAACAGCTGTGATCGATTAAGGTTATGGAGGGCTGATGCAACCGAAAGTTTTGATTTCTATGCTTTCAATATTGGCGACTACTACGGTGCTGTTGAAGAAAAAGTAGCATCAGAAACTCTTTCAAAAGTTCTATACCCAAATGATGGAACTGATGAGGGAAGAAGATTACGTTTAAAGCAACAACACTTTTTCGTAAGTTGTTCCTTGCAGGATATGCTCAGGAGCTTAGAAAAGCGATCAATAAATGTTGAGGAGTTCCCAAATCACTGGACAGTACAACTTAATGACACTCATCCAGCTATTGCAGTTGCTGAGTTAATGAGACTTTTAATCGATCAACATAGATTGGATTGGGATAAAGCCTGGGAAATTACAAATAGATCCGTCGCATATACAAACCACACTTTGTTGCCTGAAGCTCTTGAGAAATGGGACCTTAGCTTGTTTAAAAACTTATTACCTAGACATTTAGAACTTATATATGAAATAAATAGACGATTTTTGCAACAAGTAAGACTGAAGTATCCAGGTAACGACTCCATTTTGAGGAAGCTTTCAATTATTGATGAAGAAGGTGGAAAAGCTATTCGTATGGCTCATTTAGCGACAATTGGAGCACATCACGTAAATGGAGTGGCTGCGCTTCATTCAGATTTAATCAAGAGACAATTATTACCTGAATTTGCAGAACTTTGGCCTGAAAAATTCACTAACGTCACCAATGGAGTTACTCCACGCAGATGGGTAGCTTTAGCAAATCCTGAGCTTTCTAAACTTCTTGATAAAGAGATTGGTCCTAACTGGATTACCAATATGGACCTATTATTAGAGTTAGAAAAAAAAGAAAATGATTCTAATTTTTTAGATCTGTTTGCATCAGCTAAGCTTTCTGGCAAAAGAAAACTAGCTGGTTACATACACAGACAAACTGGAGTCCTGGTAGACCCATCAAGTTTATTTGATGTTCAAGTAAAAAGAATTCACCAATATAAAAGACAACATCTAAATGCTTTGCAGGTCATAGCTCAATATCTAAGAATTAAGAATGGCATAACCAAAAATATTGCACCTCGCACCATTATTTTTGGTGGCAAAGCCGCGCCAGGATATTTCATGGCGAAGTTAATGATTAGATTTATCAATGGAATAGCAGATGTAGTGAATGCAGATCCTGATATGGA
This is a stretch of genomic DNA from Prochlorococcus marinus str. MIT 0912. It encodes these proteins:
- a CDS encoding glycogen/starch/alpha-glucan phosphorylase — translated: MSSSQSLDVRLPTPGCYADPVRAGMDADAVFDGMTEHLFFTLGKLATSASLRDLYMALSFAVRDRLMSRYLTSQETIRARPQKTVAYLSAEFLIGPQLNNNLLNLGIKKEAEEALKRFGIESLNEILEVEEEPGLGNGGLGRLAACYMESLASLQVPAVGYGIRYEFGIFNQLIRDGWQVEVTDKWLKGGWPWELPQPDEACLVGFGGQTESYTDDNGNYRSRWIPSEHAIGVPHDVPVLGYRVNSCDRLRLWRADATESFDFYAFNIGDYYGAVEEKVASETLSKVLYPNDGTDEGRRLRLKQQHFFVSCSLQDMLRSLEKRSINVEEFPNHWTVQLNDTHPAIAVAELMRLLIDQHRLDWDKAWEITNRSVAYTNHTLLPEALEKWDLSLFKNLLPRHLELIYEINRRFLQQVRLKYPGNDSILRKLSIIDEEGGKAIRMAHLATIGAHHVNGVAALHSDLIKRQLLPEFAELWPEKFTNVTNGVTPRRWVALANPELSKLLDKEIGPNWITNMDLLLELEKKENDSNFLDLFASAKLSGKRKLAGYIHRQTGVLVDPSSLFDVQVKRIHQYKRQHLNALQVIAQYLRIKNGITKNIAPRTIIFGGKAAPGYFMAKLMIRFINGIADVVNADPDMDGLLRVVFLPDYNVKLGEQVYPATDLSEQISTAGKEASGTGNMKFAMNGALTIGTLDGANVEIRERVGEDNFFLFGKTESEIMELRHQGYSPNSFIAESNELQETLKLIEVGHFSNGDSELFRPIINILTGNDPFFVMADFDDYLLAQDEVSKAWKKNKKWNRMALLNTARSGFFSSDRSIREYCQSIWKVKPLPVEISCEK
- a CDS encoding galactose mutarotase, which gives rise to MTVSLKKKTNPYVHWEFSNPEIDSLIRIVPERGGLITEWQSEGKELLYFDLERFLDKDKSIRGGIPILFPICGDLSEGYLLGGKKYFLKQHGFARDLPWSISFLKDSLGIRLKLSDSKDSRSYFPFIFTILMDVFLNEKSLQISVKIYNQSQESMPFSFGLHPYFKVLNTKNIKIDGLPEQCIDQTNMKVAIACEQIRMLDKGVDFLSYPSCSAKLFDFSSRNVIELIHQEPMDTTVVWTDPPRQMVCLEPWTSPRNALVTGDRKLEIKPEEYIELFTTFKHNSF
- a CDS encoding NADP-dependent isocitrate dehydrogenase, whose product is MANFEKLNAPSEGQKITFVDGNPVVPDHPIIPFIRGDGTGIDIWPATQLVIDKAIEKAYGKTRSIEWFKIYAGDEACDLYGTYQYLPNDTLEAIRTYGIAIKGPLTTPVGGGIRSLNVSLRQIFDLYSCVRPCKYYEGTPSPHKKPQDLDVIVYRENTEDIYMGIEWESDDPECIKLIDQLNNEIIPASKKLKNREIPKGAGIGIKPVSKIGSQRHIRRAIKHALTLEGSKRHVTLVHKGNIMKFTEGAFRDWGYELATTEFRSECVTERESWILDNLEKKPSISYEENAELIDPGYSSLTEEKKKAICDEVSLVLKSIGNSHGNGKWKEMVMVDDRIADSIFQQIQTRPQEYSILATLNLNGDYISDAAAAIVGGLGMAPGANIGDTAAIFEATHGTAPKHAGLDRINPGSVILSGVMMLEYLGWNEAAKLITNGLSKSISDKQVTYDLARLMEPRVEPLSCSDFAKSIVERF
- a CDS encoding heme oxygenase (biliverdin-producing) translates to MAVALARQLREGTKKSHTMAENTGFISCFLKGVVEKSSYRNLLVDLYFVYSAMEEEIEKLCENSHPIISPIGFKELFRKEKLEEDLSFYFGSKWSELVKPSKPAMEYEARIREIAKDNPELLIGHHYSRYIGDLSGGQLLKTITKKAMNLTGDEGLSFYIFEEIRDEKEFKIKYRNTLDNLPIDQQIADSIIEEANRSFKYNMDIFNELEGNLIAAIGKVLFRFFANKKRKGSTE
- a CDS encoding cation:proton antiporter encodes the protein MVLTPLVSALNTHDVEVAETLIGVINFLMIFVAARTLAEILVRLSLPTIVGELLAGVLIGASGLHLLLPPSAHAELNQGFVSVISTLASVPKEAVPDIYFETFPSLQAVATLGLYALLFLTGLESELEELVAVGAQAFTVAMAGVILPFAFGTFGLMFIFQVDIIPAIFAGASMTATSIGITASVFGELGYLKTREGQIVIGAAVLDDILGIVILAVVVALATGGSLQITPIVKLVLAATVFVFAAIALSRTAAPAFDWLLERLKAPGAVVVASFVILVLSCFVATAIGLEAALGAFAAGLILSSSKNNHAIQQSVLPLVSLFATIFFVLVGAGMDLSVINPLDPQSRSALIVAGFLFLVAIIGKIAAGWCFVIDKPTNRLVVGLGMMPRGEVGLIFLGLGTSAGLLTPSLEAAILLMVIGTTFLAPVLLRVVLKDKPPSGGNSIPDEIAADPVGLV
- a CDS encoding alpha-hydroxy acid oxidase; its protein translation is MLGADVSSPGVLNIDDLRSRAKDRLPAMVFNYIDSGADREQTLSQNCNAYNEILFRPRCAVSVPSCDLGISVLNQKFQLPFLLGPVGSSRMFYPQGEVVAAREAGKAGTGYTLSTLSGCLLEDVKAATNGPAWYQLYLLGGKEVALKTIHRAKAAGFSAIVVTFDTPVSGLRERDMRSGTQQLLSMNPFEMLPYIPQILVKPCWMTQWLSDGGLMSFPNVQLDDGPMGYTAIGPALEQSVVTWEDLQWIREAWGGKIIVKGIHIGDDAKKAAELGADAIVISNHGARQLDSVAPTIRVLPEILAAVDGKIDVLLDGGIRRGSDVVKALCLGAKGVLIGRAYAYGLAAAGGKGVARAIEILQTDIVRTMKLLGCGSVADLNKSYVQVPESWERFE
- a CDS encoding 15,16-dihydrobiliverdin:ferredoxin oxidoreductase; its protein translation is MFDDLLSDLTENILEHGGKKLIVPDEFCERVSARGNFKLNSWLWDVPGFRRWRVTRLDAGDRLQVLNSVAYPHDQNDMPIMGIDLLWFEKKEKLVAILDFQPLVQDKEYFDRYFDGLKSLKKCFNEFNSDIKSNIYDPSKYFSPWALFCKGGNFEAEKILPKVFSSFLKCYWINLDLSKVNENYIQSKEVRLLHIDYNKYSAEKDPAHGLFSGFFGKEWSEKYMTEFLFPLSL
- a CDS encoding alpha/beta fold hydrolase, yielding MVSSVVETNLSDWKFLGHSVHSLSIIPEAHKSKKDEEKGPAILLIHGFGASTTHWRHNLPVLGKQYEVHALDLLGFGKSSKPGGLAYGGPLWKDQIVSYVRENIGRPTILVGNSLGGYAALASGAALGSEAAGVVLLNAAGYFSEDKKTTTGFWATARKTVAGIFLKNALLQRIIFENLRQPSTIKRTLNQVYIDKSNVDDELVEAIRKPSLDSGAFNVFKSVFDPAGPQGRPLDELFAQLQAPLLLLWGNRDPWMNAPGKRATYEKHTPENTKEVVLDAGHCPHDEVPDQVNSALLEWINQL
- a CDS encoding four-carbon acid sugar kinase family protein, coding for MKIIIFDDDPTGSQTVYGCPLLLNWDEQTLEKAFKKSSPLIFILANTRSLSSILAVKKTREICSSIKNFFLTKGYSKDDYFYISRGDSTLRGHGVLEPAILAEELGPFHATFHIPAFLEGGRTTENGIHYLNGIPVHETDFGRDNIFGFSTSDLAKWIEEKSFGKIQAENILHIGIKQLDMAINNEDGFKSLLSFLSKLENNISVVVDAKLPNHLETLVRAIKVVSKEKRFLFRTAASFINSFSELPPNPNNTEDLVSLKSKNNKFEYKPGLIMIGSHVKLATDQLEVLLNDKSCEGLEIPVSKLANIFALEDYQDKILELEKILLSRINYILDIKKVPVLYTTREEMMFSSYTKRMKFGLELAEFMAILVGKINNKFGYIISKGGITTQLLLQKGLNFNQVDLKGQILPGLSIVKSNSDQYDLPVVTFPGNLGNDKTLLESFRLMESNP